A region from the Triticum urartu cultivar G1812 chromosome 1, Tu2.1, whole genome shotgun sequence genome encodes:
- the LOC125530851 gene encoding uncharacterized protein LOC125530851 isoform X2, whose translation MRGGGRGGGGGGRGQQQQARGAAAAGDGAEIPQASRKLVQGLKGILADRTEAEIYATLLDCAMDPDVAVERLISQDPFHEVRRKRSNKKEVKAPQETRSRPFYKPAYRGSKVGSDRGGRVYSGPGDSTASAKGPIKKETELLPPPNTSTSDAVKDSNPMETISEAGNLADAKSTSFQPPQVQHGWGGVPGRPSLAEIVKMGRPQAKSGARPVANNAAKPAVGGSVAANANLNTVLPSEGDRVTAEKLPNGTIQSPSVPKEDSVGILPSGQGSDVPEGIGAASANVSAPRSFTLEVKNDDAGDANEQTKETSGSNATGLTSPGPLSPSDKGTILNNDLIEKTDVYLSDEHSFEHNQNSNGDMSTTAYELEHLTIHEENRPKPSDDNPAVIIPGHLQVSNADFAHLTFGSFVSGTLDAPCSMMPANSDVEVAAVPDNQSGDQCDARIHEFENKETVTPAANEYIASAPDSNAENPDITSAQQSEVGRADLLDVTNNTEYNLSSDYATSSAVQPEPTVQTYLQDNRQMQNISPLSNFMQGNMPNGLLPPAIPPFRELDPAFSLLLTNPPLATMVHGTPQSSVNNATVPSQPQENVNQGGLSNPQLTHSQGSTGIAPGPPLPHHLAALHPYAQGGLPLGYASMIGYPSLPQSYAYLPPAAYQQPYMNSGLFHQGAAAAPNSGVKYPMPQYKGNVPLGSLPQPASMLSNYVGGFGTANGMPQNFALNQSNPPATTAPGFDGAMPSQYKDGNPYMSLQQGENPAMWMHGAGSRGMPPLAANPLYGYQGQQGYQGQQGHQGGLRQGQMPSQYGAALGQSQPGLGPEHQNPSDGNLSAAAAAQANQMWPNGY comes from the exons ATGAGGGGCGGCGGCcggggaggagggggcggcgggagggggcagcagcagcaggcccgcggggccgcggcggcgggggaCGGGGCGGAGATCCCGCAGGCCTCGCGGAAGCTCGTGCAGGGGCTCAAGGGGATCCTCGCCGACCGCACCGAGGCCGAGATCTACGCCACGCTCCTCGACTGCGCCATGGACCCCGACGTCGCCGTCGAGCGCCTCATCTCCCAAG ATCCCTTCCATGAAGTGAGGAGAAAGCGTAGCAACAAAAAGGAG GTAAAAGCTCCTCAGGAAACAAGGTCTCGCCCCTTCTATAAACCTGCATACCGAGGTTCTAAGGTTGGCTCGGATCGAGGTGGACGTGTTTACTCTGGTCCGGGAG ACTCAACTGCTAGCGCTAAAGGTCCTATCAAGAAGGAAACAGAGTTACTTCCGCCACCGAACACATCAACCTCTGATGCTGTCAAGGATAGCAATCCTATGGAAACAATTTCAGAAGCTGG TAATTTAGCTGATGCGAAGTCTACCAGTTTCCAGCCTCCGCAAGTGCAGCATGGTTGGGGTGGGGTGCCAGGGCGCCCTTCTTTGGCTGAAATAGTGAAGATGGGCAGGCCTCAAGCTAAATCTGGGGCCAGACCGGTTGCAAATAATGCTGCCAAGCCAGCTGTTGGTGGTTCAGTCGCTGCCAATGCAAATCTTAACACAGTTTTGCCGTCAGAAGGGGACCGTGTCACAGCTGAGAAATTACCAAATGGCACTATTCAGTCCCCCTCTGTACCTAAGGAGGACTCTGTTGGCATATTACCTTCAGGACAGGGGTCTGATGTGCCAGAAGGCATCGGTGCTGCTTCCGCAAATGTGAGCGCACCAAGATCATTTACCCTGGAGGTCAAGAATGACGACGCTGGAGATGCCAACGAGCAAACTAAGGAGACAAGTGGAAGCAATGCCACTGGCCTAACATCTCCAGGACCATTATCCCCGTCTGATAAAGGCACGATCTTGAATAATGACTTGATAGAGAAAACAGATGTCTATCTCTCTGATGAACATTCATTTGAACACAACCAAA ATTCAAATGGTGATATGTCTACTACAGCGTATGAGTTGGAACACTTGACTATACATGAGGAAAACAGACCAAAACCATCTGATGATAACCCAGCTGTAATAATCCCAGGCCATCTTCAGGTTTCCAATGCAGATTTTGCGCACTTGACATTCGGTAGTTTTGTGTCTGGGACACTTGATGCGCCATGCTCCATGATGCCTGCCAATAGTGACGTGGAGGTCGCAGCAGTTCCTGATAACCAGTCAGGGGACCAATGTGATGCCAG AATCCACGAATTTGAAAACAAGGAGACAGTAACTCCTGCAGCCAACGAGTACATTGCTTCTGCACCAGATAGTAATGCAGAGAATCCTGATATTACATCAGCACAACAGTCTGAAGTGGGAAGAGCTGATTTACTGGATGTTACAAACAACACCGAATACAATTTATCATCTGATTATGCCACGTCAAGTGCAGTACAACCAGAGCCTACCGTGCAGACTTATCTGCAGGACAATCGTCAAATGCAAAACATTTCTCCCCTCTCTAACTTCATG CAAGGAAATATGCCAAATGGCCTATTGCCACCAGCAATACCGCCTTTCCGTGAGTTGGATCCAGCATTCTCGCTGCTGCTTACTAACCCTCCATTGGCTACAATGGTTCATGGTACACCACAATCGTCCGTGAACAATGCAACTGTTCCTTCACAGCCACAAGAG AATGTTAATCAAGGTGGTTTATCCAACCCACAGTTGACCCACTCTCAGGGAAGCACCGGCATTGCTCCAGGTCCTCCTCTGCCTCACCATCTTGCTGCGCTTCATCCTTATGCTCAAGGAGGTCTTCCCCTTGGATATGCAAGCATGATCGGATACCCATCTTTACCGCAAAGCTATGCGTATCTCCCGCCTGCTGCCTATCAGCAACCATACATGAACAGCGGTCTATTCCACCAAGGCGCAGCTGCAGCTCCCAACTCGGGCGTAAAATACCCAATGCCACAATACAAGGGCAATGTTCCTCTTGGGAGCCTTCCACAGCCAGCCTCGATGCTCTCCAACTACGTTGGAGGTTTCGGGACTGCAAATGGCATGCCTCAAAACTTTGCCCTGAACCAAAGCAATCCGCCGGCAACCACAGCTCCTGGGTTTGATGGAGCAATGCCCTCCCAATACAAGGATGGAAACCCCTACATGTCTCTACAGCAG GGCGAGAACCCTGCAATGTGGATGCATGGAGCTGGTTCGCGAGGAATGCCGCCTCTTGCTGCCAACCCCTTGTATGGCTATCAAGGGCAGCAAGGCTACCAGGGGCAGCAGGGCCATCAGGGCGGCCTTAGGCAGGGGCAGATGCCGTCGCAGTACGGCGCAGCGCTCGGGCAGTCGCAGCCAGGCCTAGGACCCGAACACCAAAACCCCAGCGACGGAAACTTgagtgctgccgccgccgcccaggCTAACCAAATGTGGCCGAATGGCTACTGA
- the LOC125530851 gene encoding uncharacterized protein LOC125530851 isoform X1 has protein sequence MRGGGRGGGGGGRGQQQQARGAAAAGDGAEIPQASRKLVQGLKGILADRTEAEIYATLLDCAMDPDVAVERLISQDPFHEVRRKRSNKKEVKAPQETRSRPFYKPAYRGSKVGSDRGGRVYSGPGDSTASAKGPIKKETELLPPPNTSTSDAVKDSNPMETISEAGNLADAKSTSFQPPQVQHGWGGVPGRPSLAEIVKMGRPQAKSGARPVANNAAKPAVGGSVAANANLNTVLPSEGDRVTAEKLPNGTIQSPSVPKEDSVGILPSGQGSDVPEGIGAASANVSAPRSFTLEVKNDDAGDANEQTKETSGSNATGLTSPGPLSPSDKGTILNNDLIEKTDVYLSDEHSFEHNQNADSNGDMSTTAYELEHLTIHEENRPKPSDDNPAVIIPGHLQVSNADFAHLTFGSFVSGTLDAPCSMMPANSDVEVAAVPDNQSGDQCDARIHEFENKETVTPAANEYIASAPDSNAENPDITSAQQSEVGRADLLDVTNNTEYNLSSDYATSSAVQPEPTVQTYLQDNRQMQNISPLSNFMQGNMPNGLLPPAIPPFRELDPAFSLLLTNPPLATMVHGTPQSSVNNATVPSQPQENVNQGGLSNPQLTHSQGSTGIAPGPPLPHHLAALHPYAQGGLPLGYASMIGYPSLPQSYAYLPPAAYQQPYMNSGLFHQGAAAAPNSGVKYPMPQYKGNVPLGSLPQPASMLSNYVGGFGTANGMPQNFALNQSNPPATTAPGFDGAMPSQYKDGNPYMSLQQGENPAMWMHGAGSRGMPPLAANPLYGYQGQQGYQGQQGHQGGLRQGQMPSQYGAALGQSQPGLGPEHQNPSDGNLSAAAAAQANQMWPNGY, from the exons ATGAGGGGCGGCGGCcggggaggagggggcggcgggagggggcagcagcagcaggcccgcggggccgcggcggcgggggaCGGGGCGGAGATCCCGCAGGCCTCGCGGAAGCTCGTGCAGGGGCTCAAGGGGATCCTCGCCGACCGCACCGAGGCCGAGATCTACGCCACGCTCCTCGACTGCGCCATGGACCCCGACGTCGCCGTCGAGCGCCTCATCTCCCAAG ATCCCTTCCATGAAGTGAGGAGAAAGCGTAGCAACAAAAAGGAG GTAAAAGCTCCTCAGGAAACAAGGTCTCGCCCCTTCTATAAACCTGCATACCGAGGTTCTAAGGTTGGCTCGGATCGAGGTGGACGTGTTTACTCTGGTCCGGGAG ACTCAACTGCTAGCGCTAAAGGTCCTATCAAGAAGGAAACAGAGTTACTTCCGCCACCGAACACATCAACCTCTGATGCTGTCAAGGATAGCAATCCTATGGAAACAATTTCAGAAGCTGG TAATTTAGCTGATGCGAAGTCTACCAGTTTCCAGCCTCCGCAAGTGCAGCATGGTTGGGGTGGGGTGCCAGGGCGCCCTTCTTTGGCTGAAATAGTGAAGATGGGCAGGCCTCAAGCTAAATCTGGGGCCAGACCGGTTGCAAATAATGCTGCCAAGCCAGCTGTTGGTGGTTCAGTCGCTGCCAATGCAAATCTTAACACAGTTTTGCCGTCAGAAGGGGACCGTGTCACAGCTGAGAAATTACCAAATGGCACTATTCAGTCCCCCTCTGTACCTAAGGAGGACTCTGTTGGCATATTACCTTCAGGACAGGGGTCTGATGTGCCAGAAGGCATCGGTGCTGCTTCCGCAAATGTGAGCGCACCAAGATCATTTACCCTGGAGGTCAAGAATGACGACGCTGGAGATGCCAACGAGCAAACTAAGGAGACAAGTGGAAGCAATGCCACTGGCCTAACATCTCCAGGACCATTATCCCCGTCTGATAAAGGCACGATCTTGAATAATGACTTGATAGAGAAAACAGATGTCTATCTCTCTGATGAACATTCATTTGAACACAACCAAA ATGCAGATTCAAATGGTGATATGTCTACTACAGCGTATGAGTTGGAACACTTGACTATACATGAGGAAAACAGACCAAAACCATCTGATGATAACCCAGCTGTAATAATCCCAGGCCATCTTCAGGTTTCCAATGCAGATTTTGCGCACTTGACATTCGGTAGTTTTGTGTCTGGGACACTTGATGCGCCATGCTCCATGATGCCTGCCAATAGTGACGTGGAGGTCGCAGCAGTTCCTGATAACCAGTCAGGGGACCAATGTGATGCCAG AATCCACGAATTTGAAAACAAGGAGACAGTAACTCCTGCAGCCAACGAGTACATTGCTTCTGCACCAGATAGTAATGCAGAGAATCCTGATATTACATCAGCACAACAGTCTGAAGTGGGAAGAGCTGATTTACTGGATGTTACAAACAACACCGAATACAATTTATCATCTGATTATGCCACGTCAAGTGCAGTACAACCAGAGCCTACCGTGCAGACTTATCTGCAGGACAATCGTCAAATGCAAAACATTTCTCCCCTCTCTAACTTCATG CAAGGAAATATGCCAAATGGCCTATTGCCACCAGCAATACCGCCTTTCCGTGAGTTGGATCCAGCATTCTCGCTGCTGCTTACTAACCCTCCATTGGCTACAATGGTTCATGGTACACCACAATCGTCCGTGAACAATGCAACTGTTCCTTCACAGCCACAAGAG AATGTTAATCAAGGTGGTTTATCCAACCCACAGTTGACCCACTCTCAGGGAAGCACCGGCATTGCTCCAGGTCCTCCTCTGCCTCACCATCTTGCTGCGCTTCATCCTTATGCTCAAGGAGGTCTTCCCCTTGGATATGCAAGCATGATCGGATACCCATCTTTACCGCAAAGCTATGCGTATCTCCCGCCTGCTGCCTATCAGCAACCATACATGAACAGCGGTCTATTCCACCAAGGCGCAGCTGCAGCTCCCAACTCGGGCGTAAAATACCCAATGCCACAATACAAGGGCAATGTTCCTCTTGGGAGCCTTCCACAGCCAGCCTCGATGCTCTCCAACTACGTTGGAGGTTTCGGGACTGCAAATGGCATGCCTCAAAACTTTGCCCTGAACCAAAGCAATCCGCCGGCAACCACAGCTCCTGGGTTTGATGGAGCAATGCCCTCCCAATACAAGGATGGAAACCCCTACATGTCTCTACAGCAG GGCGAGAACCCTGCAATGTGGATGCATGGAGCTGGTTCGCGAGGAATGCCGCCTCTTGCTGCCAACCCCTTGTATGGCTATCAAGGGCAGCAAGGCTACCAGGGGCAGCAGGGCCATCAGGGCGGCCTTAGGCAGGGGCAGATGCCGTCGCAGTACGGCGCAGCGCTCGGGCAGTCGCAGCCAGGCCTAGGACCCGAACACCAAAACCCCAGCGACGGAAACTTgagtgctgccgccgccgcccaggCTAACCAAATGTGGCCGAATGGCTACTGA